From Desulfobaccales bacterium, the proteins below share one genomic window:
- a CDS encoding C40 family peptidase: protein MRGDWPGGRGQGWLVVMAVAVFFTGCAAPVRTLPPGPPPVEWRTAQEAALDRAIRGYVGAPYKSGGTDPSGVDCSGLVQGAFRQVGIMLPRTVAEQFTVGRPVGLGELRFGDVLFFNRFCQVKKSEWFTAGMTDPGRLQEVCHNGIYVGNGRFVHAAPRGVSLAPLEAEVWRVSFAGARRYLPGPP from the coding sequence ATGCGTGGCGACTGGCCAGGGGGGAGAGGTCAGGGCTGGCTGGTGGTGATGGCGGTGGCGGTGTTTTTTACCGGTTGTGCGGCGCCGGTGCGGACTTTGCCGCCGGGGCCGCCTCCGGTGGAGTGGCGCACTGCCCAGGAGGCCGCTTTGGACCGGGCCATCCGGGGTTATGTGGGGGCGCCTTATAAAAGTGGCGGCACCGATCCCAGCGGGGTGGACTGCTCCGGGCTGGTGCAGGGGGCTTTCCGTCAGGTGGGAATCATGCTGCCTCGCACGGTGGCGGAGCAGTTCACGGTGGGCCGGCCGGTGGGGTTAGGGGAGTTGCGCTTCGGGGACGTGCTCTTTTTCAATCGCTTCTGCCAGGTGAAGAAAAGTGAGTGGTTCACCGCCGGCATGACGGACCCCGGCCGATTGCAGGAGGTCTGTCATAATGGTATTTATGTGGGGAACGGCCGCTTTGTCCACGCCGCTCCCCGGGGGGTGAGTCTTGCTCCTCTGGAGGCGGAGGTCTGGCGGGTCTCCTTTGCCGGGGCAAGACGCTACCTGCCCGGGCCGCCCTGA
- the metG gene encoding methionine--tRNA ligase, which yields MAFYITTPIYYVNAEPHLGHAYTTVVADALARFHRALGEEVRFQTGTDEHGDKVMEAARKAGLPVKDFVDRISGSFRRCWDEMGISYDRFIRTTEAAHIRVVQEVLARLHDTGDIYFGDYGGLYCFGCERFYLERELVDGRCPDHQTEPTYLKEENYFFRMSRYQEWLVRHIEDHPDWIRPERYKNEVLGFLREPLEDLCISRPARRLPWGIPLPFDERFVAYVWFDALLNYVSGLDYPGGEAFATFWPAAQHLIAKDILKPHAVYWPTMLKAAGIAPFRHLNVHGYWQMATGKMSKSLGNVVEPLTLISLYGNDQVRYFFLREMVFGLDATFSEDLLIQRINADLANDLGNLFARSLGMSFRYRQGVVPTPGESTARDREVAQAATDAAADFLRLFPELEFPKALARAWELVSHLNHYIVDTAPWELAKDPAAERRLDTVLYHLLEGLRWLAALLNPVMPTSSRKMSEQLGLGEELFQPPLTRTLTWGGLPPGTKMTKGTPLFPRLEGAKEG from the coding sequence ATGGCTTTTTACATCACCACCCCCATTTATTATGTCAATGCCGAGCCCCACCTGGGGCATGCCTACACCACCGTGGTGGCCGACGCCCTGGCCCGCTTCCACCGGGCCCTGGGGGAGGAGGTGCGCTTCCAGACCGGCACCGACGAACACGGCGACAAGGTGATGGAGGCGGCCAGGAAAGCCGGCCTGCCCGTCAAGGACTTCGTGGACCGGATCAGCGGCAGTTTCCGGCGCTGCTGGGATGAGATGGGCATCTCCTACGACCGCTTCATCCGCACCACCGAGGCGGCCCACATCCGGGTGGTCCAGGAGGTGCTGGCCCGGCTGCACGACACCGGCGACATCTACTTCGGCGACTACGGCGGCCTCTATTGCTTCGGCTGCGAGCGCTTCTACCTGGAGCGGGAACTGGTGGACGGCCGCTGCCCGGACCACCAGACCGAGCCCACCTACCTCAAGGAAGAGAATTACTTTTTCCGCATGAGCCGCTACCAGGAGTGGCTGGTGCGCCATATCGAGGACCACCCGGACTGGATCCGACCGGAGCGCTACAAAAACGAGGTGCTGGGGTTTCTTCGGGAGCCTTTGGAGGACCTGTGCATCTCCCGGCCCGCCCGGCGGCTGCCCTGGGGCATTCCCCTGCCCTTCGATGAGCGCTTTGTGGCTTACGTCTGGTTTGACGCCCTCCTCAATTACGTCAGCGGCCTGGACTATCCCGGAGGGGAAGCCTTTGCCACCTTCTGGCCGGCGGCCCAGCACCTCATCGCCAAGGACATCCTCAAGCCCCACGCGGTCTACTGGCCCACCATGCTTAAGGCCGCAGGGATTGCGCCTTTCCGGCACCTGAACGTGCACGGCTACTGGCAGATGGCCACCGGCAAGATGTCCAAAAGCCTGGGCAATGTGGTGGAGCCCCTCACCCTCATTTCCCTCTACGGCAACGACCAGGTGCGCTACTTTTTCCTGCGGGAGATGGTCTTCGGGCTGGACGCCACCTTCAGCGAGGACCTCCTCATCCAGCGCATCAATGCGGACCTGGCCAACGATCTGGGGAACCTCTTCGCCCGCAGCCTGGGGATGTCCTTCAGATACCGCCAGGGGGTGGTGCCGACCCCGGGCGAGTCCACGGCCCGGGACCGGGAGGTGGCCCAGGCAGCCACAGACGCGGCGGCGGATTTCCTGCGCCTCTTTCCCGAACTGGAATTCCCCAAGGCCCTGGCCCGGGCGTGGGAGCTGGTGAGCCACCTCAACCACTACATCGTGGACACCGCCCCCTGGGAGCTGGCCAAAGACCCGGCAGCAGAACGCCGCCTGGACACGGTGCTCTACCACCTGCTGGAGGGCCTGCGCTGGCTGGCGGCGCTGTTAAACCCGGTGATGCCCACCAGCAGCCGGAAGATGAGCGAACAACTGGGGCTGGGGGAGGAGCTCTTCCAACCGCCCCTGACCCGGACACTCACCTGGGGCGGCCTGCCTCCGGGAACCAAAATGACCAAAGGCACCCCCCTCTTCCCCCGCCTCGAAGGGGCTAAGGAGGGGTGA